A stretch of Rhododendron vialii isolate Sample 1 chromosome 4a, ASM3025357v1 DNA encodes these proteins:
- the LOC131321992 gene encoding protein GFS12 isoform X2, which yields MEEEEMCLECLQRRIRSDFSHNLIFSHPVSLSPLPFASSAVVQIPNSTGEPNSPHFTLVYLPTPGFDCLRNYIEECCPEDLKSEHSAESNDKTPSGVNRVRCNGSTCNFSSRFSCSRTITSLAPIARVGISSYSIFEELASNYFSGSLEDETLGSISLLIEGKATGRNSINFLSLTGIPSFDENGFPGCLRHPNIAPILGLLKTPDYINLVLPKTPYTLENIFHYSPKALKSEWQIKFLTYQLLSAVAHMHGLGIAHGNIRPSNVLLTDSCWSWLRIIGKPLLSPTLSKSSKECSLTPTLRVGCCVEGCPSEGLYANFKLSQSTDWDYAFNHWWRGELSNFEYLLVLNRLAGRRWGDHTFHTVMPWVIDFSVKPEGTSDAGWRNLSKSKWRLAKGDEQLDFTYSTSEVPHHVSDECLSELAVCSYKARRLPLSVLRMAVRSVYEPNEYPSSMLRLYQWTPDECIPEFYCDPQIFYSVHAGMTDLAVPSWVDTPEEFIKLHRSALESDWVSCHIHHWIDITFGCKMSGEAAIAAKNVMLPASEPTMPRSVGRRQLFTQPHPARQVAARKHHKSTAKSTLHHLVVNGVEGDKSLLPAAHLQELEEAAAFCEHARYLSPLYCYHVENFAEDDSSTEESLSEGSEKNISMLPDYAHIFGQRSGINIDYLLEKLEVDDDTSVGYQELLLWSQKSSHSKICSETIARDIFSIGCILAELHLRRPLFNPASLAVYLDSGVLPSQMKELPPRTEVLVESCLSKDWRRRPSAKCLLESPYFATTVRSSYLFLAPLQLLAKDGLRLHYAANFAKQGAFKAMGPFAAEMCASYCLPLVLTSLSDIEAEWAYTLLKELLKCLKPNAVKTLILPAIQKILQASGYLYLKVLLLQESFVREIWKRNGKQAYLETIHPLVILNLHVAPHKSSAAAAAVLLIGSSEELGIPATVHQTILPLIQCFGKGICSDGIDVVVRIGGLLGENFVVRQILPLLTNVVRSCIDASYMTKPEPMQNWSYLALIDCLMSLDGLLSVLPMDVVIKELIEDGSFLHVMVLQTDLDISVLQVAATSLIAICERIGPDLTALHVLPKLKELFDELAFSQETRIASGTLERSSKVTKPKSDEDEIESRMDLVFLLYPSFASLLGIEKLRQGCATWLLLEQFLLRCHNWKWEHTGESSRCGPDNINSKRPIFNKSSTSEYNPAKLLLNGVGWSTPQSQGSRSSKNLVPLKQANELDQSSAERRVTTSTFGNHEPWHWFPSPAASWDGPDFLGRFGNLKDELPWKIRASVIHSIRAHHGALRSLAVCQDECTVFTAGVGPGFKGTVQRWDLSRSDCISAYYGHEEYCSMSELGPFPPSMVLAMVDRSLITT from the exons atggaagaagaagaaatgtgtTTGGAGTGCCTTCAACGCAGAATCCGCTCCGATTTCTCCCACAATCTCATCTTCTCCCACCCCGTCTCCCTTTCCCCCCTTCCTTTCGCCTCCTCCGCCGTCGTCCAG ATCCCAAATTCCACTGGCGAACCAAattcacctcacttcactttgGTGTATCTTCCCACTCCGGGGTTTGACTGCTTGAGAAATTACAT TGAGGAGTGTTGCCCGGAAGATCTCAAAAGTGAACACAGCGCTGAAAGTAATGACAAAACACCGTCAGGGGTTAATAGGGTCAGATGCAATGGTTCGACATGCAATTTTTCTAGTAGGTTCTCTTGCTCAAGGACAATCACTTCTTTGGCTCCAATTGCTCGGGTTGGCATTTCGTCCTACTCTATATTTGAAGAGCTTGCTTCTAACTACTTTTCGGGGTCTCTTGAGGATGAGACATTGGGCTCAATTAGTCTTCTAATTGAAGGAAAAGCTACCGGGCGAAATAGCATCAATTTTCTTAGCTTAACCGGGATACCATCATTTGATGAGAATGGTTTCCCTGGGTGTTTAAGGCATCCTAACATTGCACCTATTCTAGGTTTGCTCAAGACACCCGACTATATCAATTTAGTGCTTCCAAAGACTCCTTATACtttggaaaacattttccattacAGCCCCAAGGCCTTGAAATCCGAATGGCAAATAAAATTCTTAACATACCAGCTACTCTCTGCCGTGGCTCATATGCATGGATTGGGGATTGCCCATGGTAATATACGTCCGTCCAATGTTTTGTTGACTGATTCTTGTTGGTCTTGGTTGAGGATCATTGGTAAACCTTTGTTGAGCCCTACTTTAAGTAAAAGCAGTAAAGAATGCTCTCTTACTCCAACTTTGAGGGTAGGTTGCTGTGTTGAAGGCTGTCCTTCTGAAGGACTTTATGCCAATTTCAAGCTTTCCCAATCTACAGATTGGGATTATGCCTTTAACCATTGGTGGAGGGGAGAGTTGAGTAACTTTGAGTATCTACTTGTCTTAAACAGATTAGCTGGGAGAAGGTGGGGAGACCACACGTTCCATACAGTGATGCCATGGGTTATAGATTTCAGCGTGAAACCTGAGGGAACTAGTGATGCTGGTTGGCGAAATTTGAGCAAGAGCAAATGGCGGTTGGCAAAAGGCGATGAACAGTTAGACTTCACGTATTCAACATCAGAAGTCCCTCATCATGTATCAGATGAATGCCTTTCTGAACTAGCTGTTTGCAGTTACAAGGCAAGAAGGTTACCACTGAGTGTGTTGCGTATGGCTGTTCGTTCAGTCTATGAGCCGAATGAATATCCTTCTTCTATGTTAAGGCTGTACCAATGGACCCCTGATGAGTGCATCCCGGAATTCTACTGTGATCCCCAAATATTCTATTCTGTACATGCTGGCATGACTGATTTGGCAGTACCGTCATGGGTGGATACTCCTGAAGAGTTCATTAAATTGCATCGAAGTGCTTTAGAAAGTGATTGGGTTTCATGCCATATTCATCACTGGATAGACATTACATTTGGGTGCAAAATGTCAGGTGAAGCAGCTATTGCTGCCAAGAATGTTATGCTGCCTGCGTCAGAGCCTACAATGCCCAGGTCAGTTGGGCGCCGTCAGCTTTTCACCCAACCACACCCTGCACGTCAAGTTGCTGCGAGGAAACATCATAAGAGCACCGCTAAATCAACCTTACATCACTTGGTAGTGAATGGAGTAGAGGGTGATAAATCTCTCCTCCCAGCTGCTCATTTACAAGAATTGGAAGAAGCAGCCGCTTTTTGTGAGCATGCTCGGTATTTGAGCCCCCTCTACTGCTATCATGTAGAAAATTTCGCTGAGGATGACTCTTCAACAGAAGAGTCTCTAAGTGAAGGTTCAGAGAAAAATATATCGATGCTACCTGACTATGCCCACATCTTTGGACAGCGATCCGGTATTAACATAGATTATCTTCTTGAGAAATTGGAGGTTGATGATGACACTTCTGTGGGATATCAGGAGTTACTGCTTTGGAGCCAGAAATCATCTCATTCTAAGATTTGTTCAGAAACAATCGCTAGGGACATCTTTTCTATTGGGTGCATTTTAGCAGAGCTTCATTTGAGGAGGCCGCTTTTTAATCCAGCCTCATTAGCTGTGTATTTGGACAGTGGTGTTCTACCTAGTCAGATGAAAGAACTTCCTCCCCGCACTGAAGTTCTTGTTGAGTCATGCCTTAGTAAGGATTGGAGGAG GAGGCCTTCTGCCAAATGCCTTTTGGAATCTCCATACTTCGCAACAACAGTCAGGTCCTCCTATTTGTTTCTTGCCCCCCTCCAACTCTTAGCTAAAGATGGATTACGTCTTCACTATGCTGCAAATTTTGCAAAACAAGGAGCCTTCAAAGCAATGGGTCCATTTGCTGCTGAAATGTGTGCTTCTTACTGCTTACCACTTGTACTGACTTCTCTATCGGATATCGAAGCTGAGTGGGCATATACACTACTGAAAGAACTCTTGAAATGTCTGAAACCGAACGCAGTGAAGACACTCATCTTGCCTGCTATCCAGAAGATTTTACAG GCTTCGGGTTATTTGTATTTGAAGGTTTTGCTTCTTCAAGAATCATTTGTGCGGGAAATATGGAAGCGGAATGGTAAACAAGCATATCTGGAGACAATACATCCGTTGGTCATATTAAATTTACATGTTGCTCCTCACAAGAGttcagctgctgctgctgctgttctgCTGATTGGCTCTAGTGAAGAGCTAGGTATACCTGCTACAGTTCATCAG ACAATCTTACCTCTAATTCAATGCTTTGGCAAAGGGATCTGCAGCGATGGGATTGATGTCGTGGTTAGAATTG GTGGTCTTTTGGGGGAGAATTTTGTTGTCAGACAGATTCTACCATTGCTAACAAATGTTGTTCGCTCTTGCATTGATGCTTCATACATGACTAAGCCTGAGCCTATGCAGAATTGGAGTTATTTAGCTCTTATTGATTGTCTAATGTCATTAGATGGTCTCCTCTCAGTCTTACCGATGGATGTGGTTATAAAGGAGTTGATAGAA GATGGAAGTTTTCTGCATGTTATGGTTCTGCAAACCGATTTGGACATTTCAGTTCTTCAG GTTGCTGCTACAAGTCTCATTGCAATTTGTGAGCGGATTGGCCCAGATTTAACAGCATTGCATGTCCTACCAAAACTTAAAGAGCTATTTGATGAGCTAGCTTTTTCTCAGGAAACCAGAATTGCTTCTGGTACTCTAGAAAGAAGCTCGAaagttaccaaaccaaaatcaGACGAGGATGAAATTGAAAGTCGTATGGACCTTGT GTTCCTTTTGTATCCTTCCTTTGCGTCTCTTCTTGGTATAGAGAAACTTCGCCAGGGTTGTGCCACCTGGTTGCTTCTCGAGCAATTCCTGCTACGGTGTCATAACTGGAAG TGGGAACATACAGGGGAGTCCTCCCGATGTGGTCCGGACAATATTAATTCTAAAAGGCCCATTTTTAACAAGAGCTCAACATCTGAGTACAATCCTGCTAAACTGCTGCTCAATGGGGTTGGGTGGTCAACACCACAATCCCAAGGAAGTAGAAGTTCCAAAAACTTGGTTCCTCTTAAGCAAGCAAATGAACTTGACCAGAGTTCAGCTGAGAGACGGGTAACAACCTCAACTTTTGGAAATCACGAGCCATGGCACTGGTTCCCTAGTCCGGCAGCTAGCTGGGATGGGCCTGATTTTTTAGGCCGTTTTGGGAATCTGAAAGACGAGCTTCCATGGAAGATCAGAGCATCTGTAATACACTCTATCCGGGCACATCACGGAGCATTAAGATCTTTAGCTGTTTGCCAAGATGAGTGCACGGTTTTCACTGCAGGAGTTGGTCCAGGATTCAAGGGAACGGTTCAGAGGTGGGACTTGTCAAGAAGTGATTGTATATCTGCTTACTATGGCCATGAGGAG TACTGCAGCATGTCAGAGTTGGGCCCCTTTCCCCCCTCTATGGTATTAGCTATGGTTGATAGGTCTCTAATTACTACGTAA
- the LOC131321992 gene encoding protein GFS12 isoform X1, with the protein MEEEEMCLECLQRRIRSDFSHNLIFSHPVSLSPLPFASSAVVQIPNSTGEPNSPHFTLVYLPTPGFDCLRNYIEECCPEDLKSEHSAESNDKTPSGVNRVRCNGSTCNFSSRFSCSRTITSLAPIARVGISSYSIFEELASNYFSGSLEDETLGSISLLIEGKATGRNSINFLSLTGIPSFDENGFPGCLRHPNIAPILGLLKTPDYINLVLPKTPYTLENIFHYSPKALKSEWQIKFLTYQLLSAVAHMHGLGIAHGNIRPSNVLLTDSCWSWLRIIGKPLLSPTLSKSSKECSLTPTLRVGCCVEGCPSEGLYANFKLSQSTDWDYAFNHWWRGELSNFEYLLVLNRLAGRRWGDHTFHTVMPWVIDFSVKPEGTSDAGWRNLSKSKWRLAKGDEQLDFTYSTSEVPHHVSDECLSELAVCSYKARRLPLSVLRMAVRSVYEPNEYPSSMLRLYQWTPDECIPEFYCDPQIFYSVHAGMTDLAVPSWVDTPEEFIKLHRSALESDWVSCHIHHWIDITFGCKMSGEAAIAAKNVMLPASEPTMPRSVGRRQLFTQPHPARQVAARKHHKSTAKSTLHHLVVNGVEGDKSLLPAAHLQELEEAAAFCEHARYLSPLYCYHVENFAEDDSSTEESLSEGSEKNISMLPDYAHIFGQRSGINIDYLLEKLEVDDDTSVGYQELLLWSQKSSHSKICSETIARDIFSIGCILAELHLRRPLFNPASLAVYLDSGVLPSQMKELPPRTEVLVESCLSKDWRRRPSAKCLLESPYFATTVRSSYLFLAPLQLLAKDGLRLHYAANFAKQGAFKAMGPFAAEMCASYCLPLVLTSLSDIEAEWAYTLLKELLKCLKPNAVKTLILPAIQKILQASGYLYLKVLLLQESFVREIWKRNGKQAYLETIHPLVILNLHVAPHKSSAAAAAVLLIGSSEELGIPATVHQTILPLIQCFGKGICSDGIDVVVRIGGLLGENFVVRQILPLLTNVVRSCIDASYMTKPEPMQNWSYLALIDCLMSLDGLLSVLPMDVVIKELIEDGSFLHVMVLQTDLDISVLQVAATSLIAICERIGPDLTALHVLPKLKELFDELAFSQETRIASGTLERSSKVTKPKSDEDEIESRMDLVFLLYPSFASLLGIEKLRQGCATWLLLEQFLLRCHNWKWEHTGESSRCGPDNINSKRPIFNKSSTSEYNPAKLLLNGVGWSTPQSQGSRSSKNLVPLKQANELDQSSAERRVTTSTFGNHEPWHWFPSPAASWDGPDFLGRFGNLKDELPWKIRASVIHSIRAHHGALRSLAVCQDECTVFTAGVGPGFKGTVQRWDLSRSDCISAYYGHEEAVNDISIFSSYERVASCDGTVHVWNSQTGKLISIFAESSMSSVHASSPLTSPSKINADQSNMLNSSPPSSGILSDEFDGSLYTCMHHLQFNEKLVVGTGNGSLRFIDVTRGQKLHLWKTESGESSFPSLISSICACGSDKLQADGAAASPSWIAAGLSSGMCRLLDVRSGNVISTWRAHDGYVTKLAAPADHLLVSSSLDRTLRVWDLRRNWPPQPIVFRGHNDSVSGFSVWGQDVISIAKNKIGLSSLSRSADEDGQHRITPQYLYLADRGMRNVSVLSSLSILPFSRLFLVGTEDGHLKICC; encoded by the exons atggaagaagaagaaatgtgtTTGGAGTGCCTTCAACGCAGAATCCGCTCCGATTTCTCCCACAATCTCATCTTCTCCCACCCCGTCTCCCTTTCCCCCCTTCCTTTCGCCTCCTCCGCCGTCGTCCAG ATCCCAAATTCCACTGGCGAACCAAattcacctcacttcactttgGTGTATCTTCCCACTCCGGGGTTTGACTGCTTGAGAAATTACAT TGAGGAGTGTTGCCCGGAAGATCTCAAAAGTGAACACAGCGCTGAAAGTAATGACAAAACACCGTCAGGGGTTAATAGGGTCAGATGCAATGGTTCGACATGCAATTTTTCTAGTAGGTTCTCTTGCTCAAGGACAATCACTTCTTTGGCTCCAATTGCTCGGGTTGGCATTTCGTCCTACTCTATATTTGAAGAGCTTGCTTCTAACTACTTTTCGGGGTCTCTTGAGGATGAGACATTGGGCTCAATTAGTCTTCTAATTGAAGGAAAAGCTACCGGGCGAAATAGCATCAATTTTCTTAGCTTAACCGGGATACCATCATTTGATGAGAATGGTTTCCCTGGGTGTTTAAGGCATCCTAACATTGCACCTATTCTAGGTTTGCTCAAGACACCCGACTATATCAATTTAGTGCTTCCAAAGACTCCTTATACtttggaaaacattttccattacAGCCCCAAGGCCTTGAAATCCGAATGGCAAATAAAATTCTTAACATACCAGCTACTCTCTGCCGTGGCTCATATGCATGGATTGGGGATTGCCCATGGTAATATACGTCCGTCCAATGTTTTGTTGACTGATTCTTGTTGGTCTTGGTTGAGGATCATTGGTAAACCTTTGTTGAGCCCTACTTTAAGTAAAAGCAGTAAAGAATGCTCTCTTACTCCAACTTTGAGGGTAGGTTGCTGTGTTGAAGGCTGTCCTTCTGAAGGACTTTATGCCAATTTCAAGCTTTCCCAATCTACAGATTGGGATTATGCCTTTAACCATTGGTGGAGGGGAGAGTTGAGTAACTTTGAGTATCTACTTGTCTTAAACAGATTAGCTGGGAGAAGGTGGGGAGACCACACGTTCCATACAGTGATGCCATGGGTTATAGATTTCAGCGTGAAACCTGAGGGAACTAGTGATGCTGGTTGGCGAAATTTGAGCAAGAGCAAATGGCGGTTGGCAAAAGGCGATGAACAGTTAGACTTCACGTATTCAACATCAGAAGTCCCTCATCATGTATCAGATGAATGCCTTTCTGAACTAGCTGTTTGCAGTTACAAGGCAAGAAGGTTACCACTGAGTGTGTTGCGTATGGCTGTTCGTTCAGTCTATGAGCCGAATGAATATCCTTCTTCTATGTTAAGGCTGTACCAATGGACCCCTGATGAGTGCATCCCGGAATTCTACTGTGATCCCCAAATATTCTATTCTGTACATGCTGGCATGACTGATTTGGCAGTACCGTCATGGGTGGATACTCCTGAAGAGTTCATTAAATTGCATCGAAGTGCTTTAGAAAGTGATTGGGTTTCATGCCATATTCATCACTGGATAGACATTACATTTGGGTGCAAAATGTCAGGTGAAGCAGCTATTGCTGCCAAGAATGTTATGCTGCCTGCGTCAGAGCCTACAATGCCCAGGTCAGTTGGGCGCCGTCAGCTTTTCACCCAACCACACCCTGCACGTCAAGTTGCTGCGAGGAAACATCATAAGAGCACCGCTAAATCAACCTTACATCACTTGGTAGTGAATGGAGTAGAGGGTGATAAATCTCTCCTCCCAGCTGCTCATTTACAAGAATTGGAAGAAGCAGCCGCTTTTTGTGAGCATGCTCGGTATTTGAGCCCCCTCTACTGCTATCATGTAGAAAATTTCGCTGAGGATGACTCTTCAACAGAAGAGTCTCTAAGTGAAGGTTCAGAGAAAAATATATCGATGCTACCTGACTATGCCCACATCTTTGGACAGCGATCCGGTATTAACATAGATTATCTTCTTGAGAAATTGGAGGTTGATGATGACACTTCTGTGGGATATCAGGAGTTACTGCTTTGGAGCCAGAAATCATCTCATTCTAAGATTTGTTCAGAAACAATCGCTAGGGACATCTTTTCTATTGGGTGCATTTTAGCAGAGCTTCATTTGAGGAGGCCGCTTTTTAATCCAGCCTCATTAGCTGTGTATTTGGACAGTGGTGTTCTACCTAGTCAGATGAAAGAACTTCCTCCCCGCACTGAAGTTCTTGTTGAGTCATGCCTTAGTAAGGATTGGAGGAG GAGGCCTTCTGCCAAATGCCTTTTGGAATCTCCATACTTCGCAACAACAGTCAGGTCCTCCTATTTGTTTCTTGCCCCCCTCCAACTCTTAGCTAAAGATGGATTACGTCTTCACTATGCTGCAAATTTTGCAAAACAAGGAGCCTTCAAAGCAATGGGTCCATTTGCTGCTGAAATGTGTGCTTCTTACTGCTTACCACTTGTACTGACTTCTCTATCGGATATCGAAGCTGAGTGGGCATATACACTACTGAAAGAACTCTTGAAATGTCTGAAACCGAACGCAGTGAAGACACTCATCTTGCCTGCTATCCAGAAGATTTTACAG GCTTCGGGTTATTTGTATTTGAAGGTTTTGCTTCTTCAAGAATCATTTGTGCGGGAAATATGGAAGCGGAATGGTAAACAAGCATATCTGGAGACAATACATCCGTTGGTCATATTAAATTTACATGTTGCTCCTCACAAGAGttcagctgctgctgctgctgttctgCTGATTGGCTCTAGTGAAGAGCTAGGTATACCTGCTACAGTTCATCAG ACAATCTTACCTCTAATTCAATGCTTTGGCAAAGGGATCTGCAGCGATGGGATTGATGTCGTGGTTAGAATTG GTGGTCTTTTGGGGGAGAATTTTGTTGTCAGACAGATTCTACCATTGCTAACAAATGTTGTTCGCTCTTGCATTGATGCTTCATACATGACTAAGCCTGAGCCTATGCAGAATTGGAGTTATTTAGCTCTTATTGATTGTCTAATGTCATTAGATGGTCTCCTCTCAGTCTTACCGATGGATGTGGTTATAAAGGAGTTGATAGAA GATGGAAGTTTTCTGCATGTTATGGTTCTGCAAACCGATTTGGACATTTCAGTTCTTCAG GTTGCTGCTACAAGTCTCATTGCAATTTGTGAGCGGATTGGCCCAGATTTAACAGCATTGCATGTCCTACCAAAACTTAAAGAGCTATTTGATGAGCTAGCTTTTTCTCAGGAAACCAGAATTGCTTCTGGTACTCTAGAAAGAAGCTCGAaagttaccaaaccaaaatcaGACGAGGATGAAATTGAAAGTCGTATGGACCTTGT GTTCCTTTTGTATCCTTCCTTTGCGTCTCTTCTTGGTATAGAGAAACTTCGCCAGGGTTGTGCCACCTGGTTGCTTCTCGAGCAATTCCTGCTACGGTGTCATAACTGGAAG TGGGAACATACAGGGGAGTCCTCCCGATGTGGTCCGGACAATATTAATTCTAAAAGGCCCATTTTTAACAAGAGCTCAACATCTGAGTACAATCCTGCTAAACTGCTGCTCAATGGGGTTGGGTGGTCAACACCACAATCCCAAGGAAGTAGAAGTTCCAAAAACTTGGTTCCTCTTAAGCAAGCAAATGAACTTGACCAGAGTTCAGCTGAGAGACGGGTAACAACCTCAACTTTTGGAAATCACGAGCCATGGCACTGGTTCCCTAGTCCGGCAGCTAGCTGGGATGGGCCTGATTTTTTAGGCCGTTTTGGGAATCTGAAAGACGAGCTTCCATGGAAGATCAGAGCATCTGTAATACACTCTATCCGGGCACATCACGGAGCATTAAGATCTTTAGCTGTTTGCCAAGATGAGTGCACGGTTTTCACTGCAGGAGTTGGTCCAGGATTCAAGGGAACGGTTCAGAGGTGGGACTTGTCAAGAAGTGATTGTATATCTGCTTACTATGGCCATGAGGAG GCCGTAAATGATATTTCTATCTTTTCATCCTACGAAAGGGTGGCTTCCTGCGATGGAACTGTACATGTTTGGAACAGCCAAACAGGGAAGCTAATATCTATATTTGCTGAATCATCTATGAGCTCTGTGCATGCTTCGAGCCCTTTAACTTCTCCATCAAAGATAAATGCTGATCAATCCAATATGCTGAATTCCAGTCCACCATCAAGTGGGATATTGTCTGATGAATTTGATGGGAGCTTGTACACTTGTATGCATCACTTGCAGTTCAATGAAAAGCTTGTAGTTGGCACAGGAAATGGTTCACTCAG ATTCATTGATGTTACCCGAGGTCAAAAACTTCATCTCTGGAAGACTGAATCTGGAGAATCCAGTTTCCCTTCGCTCATTTCTTCCATATGTGCATGTGGTTCTGACAAACTGCAAGCTGATGGAGCTGCAGCTTCACCATCCTGGATTGCAGCTGGACTAAGTTCTGGGATGTGCAGGTTACTTGATGTCAGGAGTGGAAATGTGATTTCTACGTGGAGGGCTCATGATGGTTATGTAACAAAG TTAGCTGCACCAGCGGACCATTTGCTCGTCTCTAGCTCTCTTGACAGGACTTTGCGAGTTTGGGACTTGAGAAG GAATTGGCCGCCACAGCCCATTGTTTTCAGAGGTCACAATGATAGTGTATCTGGTTTCTCTGTGTGGGGACAAGATGTGATTTCAATAGCCAAGAATAAAATTGGGCTTTCTTCTTTGTCTAGATCTGCAGATGAA GATGGGCAGCATCGAATCACACCTCAATATCTCTATTTGGCCGATCGTGGAATGAGGAACGTGTCGGTGTTATCAAGTTTAAGTATTCTGCCTTTCTCACGATTGTTTCTTGTTGGTACAGAAGATGGTCATTTGAAGATCTGTTGTTAG